DNA from Rosa rugosa chromosome 6, drRosRugo1.1, whole genome shotgun sequence:
GATTGTACGACGATAATGACTTGAAATACACTTGATAAGACGGACAAATGGAAAAAGAACTATTATATAAAGCCACCGTAGCAACCTCAAAAGCCTTATAAGATATTATACATACTAGCAATTCACATACGCGATGCGTGTAAAACACATATGCGATCTTTAATCGGTTGTGGAAATAATAATTCTTCTCAGGAATATAATATGATAAAAAACAATTACTAATATGATAACAATATTATCATAGCTGTTCGTTTATATCTGGGGTAAGaattatctcaaaaaaaaaaaatatctgggGTAAGAAAAGGCGCTTCTGCTCTTACTTTTCTCTTCTAATTGCAAGTTTGTCTTCGTGTCTCATACTATGTTGGGTGGGCATATCTGTCTTTCGGCAATGGAAGGGGACGACGAAAGGACCTTGTCCTGCTTTTTCTTCTGCAATTTCAGGTTGTTCTTGGTGTTTGGCACTATGTCGGCTGGGCATATGTATCTTTGCGGAGTTGAAGACGTCGTGGTGGGGTTTAGAAAGACAAACAACAAAGCTGATCTGTACTATTCGGAAAGCCTCCATCCAAATCAAGGTTCACTGTGAGTCGGTGatcaagaacaagaacagtGACAACTCGGTGAGACTTTAGTTCTAAAAgaaggagttttttttttttttttttctgcaaaagGTAGACAGcaatattttgattcgtgattagCTTGGCATAGAAAACAAACTCAGGAGAAAGAGATCACTCAACAAATGAAGTTCAGATTATTACCTTTTGATTAAATCGGAGTCAAAAGTGATTATTAAATTACTATAAATCTGAACTTCATTTGTTGAGTGATCTCTTTCTCCTGAGTTTGTTTTCTATGCCTGTCTCAATTGTTCTATTTCGGCTTTATTCAGTTTGGCATGCATGTAGTTTTTGATATGCAGAATAActacaaatgcatatatgtacCTCAATGATATAAGTGTAGGGTTTTCTATCAAGGGAAAATGAAAGCACAGAAGTGACTGAGAAAATTATTCACTTACTTGATCAAACTGTCTGAGAAGTCTCCTGATCCATTTCAAACCAGCCAGCAAAATTTTTGTACGCATTTGATTTGTTTGCTCTATTTCTTTCAGCAAAATTGTTTGAGGGAGGTTAGCTCTATTTCtttcagcaatttttttttttttttttttggatgattttgatttttgtacGCATTTGATtagtttgttcttgattgtgtAGAATGACTTTATGAGCATTTTTGTGTAACTTATAAGCTTTTGTTGTGAAAAGATTTGAACTTTGTTTGTTAGACAGTTTATATGTTGTGCATTATGTGTTAAAGGGACTTCATTTGTGATATGGTTTTTGCGGCACAAGTCTTTCTTGAAGCAGATGCCTGTAATGTTTTATCAATCATGGGCCAAtaatctttgttttctttatgcaTAGAACCTGAAAGTGGGTACTGCTCTCTTGCCACATTTTTTCAATATAACAAGTAGCTTATCTGTTTATCAAGTTTACAGCTTTATTATATTGTATATGGCACTGCTATGGTACCAAGATTTAGCAGAGCATATTTGACAAAAAATGACTCTTTTCATATTATTCTTTGTAGACTAATTTTAAAGGGTTCTTGACAGACCTTTTTAGAGTTAGAGTTTATATTCACTGTTGTGATTTGCTGTCAGTGAATTTTAAGTTCAAATATTAGAAATGGAGAGTATCTATCTTATTTATTTTGATTGTGAGTATCTGTGATGTGGTTGGATATTAGAATATTAGGATTTTCTGTGCATATTATGTAGGATTTGGTTGGAGTGGATTTGATGTGTTGTTGTACCCTGGTTTGTCCTGATGGGAATCAAATCTGCTTCAGATTCCACAAGCATTGAAAAGGTTTTTATTGGGATTTTGTTTATGGTTTGTTTCTCAGTTAAGGAATGCTTCCAAATTACAATGGCGTGATCATGCCCTCTTGGTGCGTGTTTTTCACACAATGCTCAATGCACTACTGATAAGAGAAATGAATGCCTTTattgtgttatatatatatatatatatatatatatatatatatatatatatatatatatatatatatatatatatttatatttatatttgtttgtttggGTGCAAGTGTTTTAAGtgtttgttttatatatatatatatttttatttgtttgtttgtatcATGATCTTCATACTGATTAATTTGTTAAAATTTTCCAATTTATCAACACAAatatctttcttctttccttcttttgttaattaaaggtcatttaattcaattttttataTATCAAACTTGATTTCATTCTGTAGTGTCTGCTGTGACTTCTGAATATATACAGAAACCAAATCTTTTTGGCACTGTGAAATAAAGACAGCAAACCAAAACTACAGTATTTGTTATATAGTATATAGGTCAACGAAAAACTTTTCAGTATAGTCAATACATGAATGTAGGTGTTATATTGGGTGAATGACATTTTGATTGTTATCAACTAAGATCTCTATCATTAACTCATCCTTTTACCATACCATACTTAGTTCTGTTGAAACTAAGCTAAAAGGTAGATACTTGGGTAATATCTAAGCTAAAAGGTAGGCATAATATCTGATTGCTTTACAAAGCCTTTTCTTCCATTAGTGATGCCatgtttggttttggttttcttatGTTTAAAATTCTGATGGACGTCTAATCTCTGTACATCACAGGCTATTCTCATGTGGGACAAATAAAGAAGGGGATTCATACTTGGTGGAGTGGAATGAAAGTGAAGGAGCTGTAAAGCGTACCTATCATGGTCTTGGGAAGCGGACTGTTGGGGTTGTGCAGTTTGATACCACCAAGAATTGATTCTTGGCTACTGGTGATGAGTTCATGGTTAAATTATGGGACATGGACAATGTTAACCTTTTGACAAGTACAGATGCAGATGGTGGACTGCCGGTAGGCATTACatcatgtttatttatttatttattttaataaaatCGTTCTTTCCAACTAATCATCATGGTCTTAAAATTCTGCAGGCTTCTCCTTCTATTAGATTTAACAAAGAAGGAATACTGTTAGCTGTCTCAACAAATGACAATGGTATTAAAATCCTAGCAAATTCAGATGGAATTAGGTTGCTGAGAACAGTGGATGCTTCCAGAGCTGCTTCTGTGGCTGTTGTGAAGGTAAAGTTTCATTTTGGCATATCTTTAGATTTGTTAGCTTTCTTTGGTGATATTCACAATGTGCGTCTGCTTCATTAATATGCAGGCCTCAGCAATAGGAACATTTGGATCGTCTAACATTACTGTTGGAACAGGCATTGGAGATCGAGCAGCTCCAGTGCCAGCCATGGTTGGACTGGTGAGTGTCATGATTCTCTCTCATGGGTGACTCAAATCCCAGAAGAAATCCATATAAATCAATGCTAACGTAGCTACACATGTTACTGTCATGAATTTGTTATTTGATGGTAAGTCCTCAGAAAGCATGCTCCTATTCAGTTCCGCATGCCATAATAAGCACACTTGATCTTTCTAATATCTTAAAATTTAAACAGTCCAGTAGTACAATTGCTTTCTGATGTTTCAGATTGTATAGTGCATGTTTTTCTGTTTCATAATTGTTAGTTTATTACATGGAATAAGAACCTGTAGGTTGTTTAGCATTATTACTAAAAGGCATTTCCAAATCAAAACACTGCTGATGACAAACTTATGGTGAAGGAATATTAAGCCTATATATATGTCAACAGGTGAATTGAAAGTATAAATAAAACTATATTTGTTCCTTTTATTTAGGTCGAGTTAAATGGAGCACTTGAAACCCTGTGTTAGCAAGGATTTGGTGCATGGTCATATAGAATGTTGGGATTTTGTCTGCAAGCCTTTTCCATCATATCTGCTTTCCTTATTCTATAGAGTACATCATTCCAGGGTTGTATACAGAATTACAGATCGAATTAAAATATGTTCATGAACACACCAAGTCGAACAAGTCAGAGATAATAATCTGTGCCATTAAGTAACCTCAATGCAATATCTCTGCAAGCCAAAGCAAAAgccaaaaaaatgaagaaaaaagaacaaaaaaactcAGAATGAAGTTCAATAGATTCTGAAAGTTAGATCAAGCAAATACACTTTTTGGTTTAGATAGCAATATAGCCTATAAACCAATGAAGTTCTATAGCATTCAAAAGGTAGTCCCGATGTTAAAGTTTGGATCTTTTAAGTGtatggtttctgggttttatgGGGTTTTCAGATTTTGAATTGAAATGGCTGGAATGGGTAGGAAAGTTTAGAACTTTGGGGTTACCTTTTGCTTTCTAGGTTTTTTAGGTTTCAAATGGAAAAGGGTAGTCTAAAGTCTGCATGTGGTCCCAGCGCTGCCTCACCTTCCCTGTCATACAGTCATATTCCGACGAGCCATTAAAAAGTACTCGGGTCTTCTTCACTCACTCAGCCACTTCTAATTTTCTGTATCTGCATGCGTCAATTATGACATTCAATTGATGATTTCGGATTTTAGATCAACGGCATCCTTTCGCTACAAAATGTTGAATCAACTAGCATAAAGCACAACAGAAGAGCATGTGACTGCTGCAAGAACAGAACATATTGAAGTTTCATAACATACTTACAGAACCAGTATTTGCAGGAAATATAAGGAAAAAGAGCAACGACAGCAGCAGCATCACATGCATTATGGAGAAGGAAACCACTATATTGAAGGCTGAAGAGCTCAATAAGAAGCATCAACAAGTTGATCATATTGAATTGATACATTAGATCCCTGGCAGCGGACAAGTTCATGAACTTTTGAAAGCTACTTCAGACCCATCTGCCAATGTTCTCGACATCGTGCTTTACTTTTCAAGGGTAGATGTTGGTTATCATAAGTGATAGTGTCTTCAGGCGGTACTTTTTTGTTATGCTTGATGTCTTTTGGCTGTCCCATATACTGAAATCTTAGGCCATTTTGATATGTGCTACCATGATTTAGGGATAAAACCTTGAACTTAAGTACATAGCAGTTTAGACAAACAATTTTTTTCGTATGCAGCAAAAGAAATAACTAAGAAATTGAAATTCTTACTTTTTCAAGAAATTTCTATTTCAGCAGATATTAAGTTTATAGGCCTAACGGAAAGATTAGGGGTATTTCAGCAGAGATAAAATCGCACCACCAGCGGGAAGAGGTAATTGATAATCATTCTCTGAGATTATGAGTTCTCTTGGTTCAAGCATCGAAATGTCAGAGTCTAAGTTCAAGAATGTAACTTTTTTGATAATTTCAGGACGACAAAGTACtagatgaagaaattgaagaggacGAGATGTTCTGGAATCAGGAGGCTCTTAAAgaggtaatatttttttttctcttctctttcttttttttgaagttttgtTTACTGTAATTTGTACTACTGTACACTGTTTGTAATTTACGTTCATGAATGGATATTGTggtaggaggaagaagatgataaCTATGAAGTGGAGCTGAAGTTGCTGATGTGTTTGATAATGACTTTATTAAAGATGTGAGTTCTCTTCTAACAGGGCTCAAATTGTTTACTTTAATTTCAAGTTTTCTAGCATTTTAGAGGAAATGTGTGAGTTTAAATTACCTCTATCGATTTGTTTGTGCAATTGATTGGGAACTAAGCTGTGATTATTTTGAGTTGACGTCGACAGATCTTTGTATTTCCTTTGATTATGTATTTTACAAACTTAATAATTAATACCTGAAGTCACCAACTGGTGTATAAGAAATTATGCTGATTTTGGGGTTTTACTAATTTTGAATCAATTTGGCACCTTAAAAAAACAAATGGTGAGCAATGTTCAATTAGCATTTTAATTAGTACTTGGAAATTGGAAGTACAGAATATCTTTTGCAAGGCTATAGATTGTGTTAATATTAATTATAGTTGGCTTAAGACTATCAGTTCCTAAGCTGGATTGAGCGATGCTGTGATTTGGTGTTGAAGCATCTTTCAGTCATGCAGAAACAAAGGTATGTTGCTACTCTCTTAATACACTATTTGTCTCTGTCTCACTAAATGTACTAATACATATTATGACTTTTCCAGATGCTGATGAAAAAAGTTGATGCATTGATGAAAGCCATGGAGCGGAGTCtatgaaaataaagagaaaagcCGTAGCTAAAGATAAAGAAGCTGCAGCAGCCAAGGTGAATGCTAACAAAAAACTCATCTAAGAGGTTGTAATTACTTTTCAACAGCCTCAATACCATTCTTTCCTTTTGTATTTTGCTTCTGTAGCAGCATCCCTTTCaaatattaaaattttgattgaCTTCTAATTGCTGGGGGTAACAAAAGCATCTTGAATGTTTGCTTACACTAGATTTATTGAAGATCATGTGGATATTTAGTCTTTATGAGCAATGTGTcctatttttttatattaagaATAATCCAACTACTGTATACTACTACAGctaaattaataaactacaaaacccgcagcaaagcgcgggcacaTTACCTAGTTCTGTACTAATTGTAAGCTAATTGACCCGCTCTCTGCCATATTCATAAAATTAACAAATTATTATAGGATATTATCCGCTTCAAATTAAGGGTGCAAGCCTTTTTACCTCTTACCTTTTAGCATTAAGAAGACGAGTATACTAGTAGTAGTAAGTTTCAATTGACTATTTTTTTTGGGGTCTTGCTAGATGAATCcatcaaagatgtaaatatatCTAGCAGACAGCATTTAAAAAATAGTCATCTAATTTCCACTTTTAATGCCATAATTGTACCCAACAATCTTCATCCCTTCCCCCACCAACTCTCCATCATATTGTTCCAACCTTCAACATTGATCTCTCCTTAGTGCCCATACGATCCAATTCTATATAAACTTTAAAGTTATTGATGATTTTTATCAATTGTCTGACTAAGAATTTCTCCATCAAAAAGTTTCTTTCTTAGATGATTCATCTAATTGTAGAATTTTCATTTGGGACTTTAGGTGTTGAAGATTTCAACATTTTGAACATTAGATTATGGGTTTCTTGAAGTGGCAGTCACCATTAGTCATAATTTTTTTAGTCATTTGCTCATACATAGCATAGCTTGTGTGTTAATCTATTTCAAGCTCTTCTAATTGaaagacttcgtcacgagagagggagggagaatCATTTGCTCATATATAGCTTAGCTTGGGTGTTTAATCTATTTCAagcaaaaaaattgatttagtgCTGCAATCAATGTAGTCGTATTCTGCACTACTATTATCACCTTTGAAAATTTTGAGCTGGGCCTATTTCCTCAATGAGTTGTCGAATTTGAAATTAAATTATGTGATGCTGGAAGATTAGAGAATCAATCCATTCTTCAGAGAGCACAACACCATAATGGTTATTTaaatttgggatttttttttttttttttttgagatttgaGACGTTGTGAGTTGAAAGGCTCAGCTTGACCATGGGTAAGAACTCCCAAGTGTAAGCGGATATTACAAAGAAGATATTTATCTAGGATTCATTAAGGTACGTACATCAATATGTCGATACAACAAGTGGTCAATCAATTAAGATTTAGATTAACTCCATGGATTAGAGACTAGTTTGGGACTGCTCCACCTTTGTATCAAACTAAGTGCACATGATGTATCGATATATTAATGTACTGTAAAAATGGTAGAACTTCCCATTTAACACAAAACTCGGAGGTTAATTGAGTAAGAAGGAACATAGATCTGTAAAGCAAGATTTGTTTAGGgggaaaaaagaagagaggaaCATAAAGCTCTACAAAGAAGGATAATGGATTCCATACTATTATGTGAAAAGTTCAACAACTTAATCTGACAACACAATCGTTTTACTCAAGATAGATTTCTTGGAGAAGGTTCACATAGTACTCAAGAGATCTAGGAAATAAATCTGCAAACTTTTTGTTCCTAGAGCTTTTATATAAACCAAGTGGAATGGAGTATCACACAATGGAGCTCATGGTATTCTGAAATCCCCAGTGATAGCAAAGAGTTAGGTACTTAGGTTTAGAATTTAGAAACCCGTGTTTTCCATGACTCCGACCCTTTGGAACATGGAAGATGTAAAGTGATTCTCGACAATTCCCCTTCTGGAAATGTTTCCAATTCTGAACATAGACTTGAGAGATGGGAGAAGCGTTGGCATCTGCTCCATCAGTGACCCCCTTTTTCAGTAAGATCCTCCAATTCAGCACGCTCTTTttctaaaatataaacaaacaaaaaagaaaaatattagaatgacATAAAGATTGATAACTACCAaaacaaaaagatgaaaaagttAGCAAATTTGACAACTACCAACTGTCGGTTTCCGAAAATTGAAAGAAGAGGTAAAACATTATACACCATCACTTGCCTAGCAAACTTTATTTATTCAATAGAACAGTAGAAACGGCACTACAGCAAGACATATTCAATCAGATTATAATATCAGATCTGAAAGCTATATTCTCTTTTGTCAATGACCTTGTATTACTACctaacatttttcttttcttcaactAACTCAGAAAATATCTAAAGCATCTTTTATCATTCTAAATTCTAAACATAAAGAGGCCTATTCTTAGAGCACTAAACATGCAACTGAACTTAAACTATCTAAATATGCATATGCATCTGTCGTCATTTGAGCAATGACAGGCATCACACAACTTATGCTTCCCTTCTCGTTCTGTTTTGCTTCTCTTATTATATGACCCCAAACCCCACAAAAGCTAAAGCAAAAAAAACCTGGTCAACCACTTATGCTTCCCTTCTCGCATCTCCCTTCCTCTTTAATTAAGAGAGGTTTATCATAAACAAAACTTTTTTGGCAAGCTGCTTAAGAGATATATCAGAAACATGGGATTGTATAACAAGCACTAACAAAATTGAATAATGTCAAAATCTGTTTCTAAGTGTCTACTGCATACATCATCAATTTAACAAAGAAGAAAGCTATCTATTAAGCAAATACAAACTCCCTGCAACCTCTGATAACATTTAGTCATTTACATACAAAGGCTaatgaatatctctaattccaCACTACATCAGAAGTAATCAAATATTCACCTGATATGCACTACAAGTCTACAAGAACGAGCTGAAAAATTGGAATGGCTTCTAGAAAGTAAAGCAAAACCACACCATTATTCTCTTAAACTCAGATTCAGCAAACTATTAATTGAGAGAAGCAACAAAACAGTAAAGTGGGTTCTATATATTTTGTTGTTTGCGATTGTTGGTGAACACTACAGAGAGAAGCAACAACCAAACCCAATGATATaaattcaatgatttaatcCATCAAGATCCATACTTTCAACAACAAAAGAGCACAGATTAATCAAAGCAATAAAGACAAACTGAGAACTGAAGAGAGAGATCAGAGATGGTAACTTCACTACCTTGTTTCCACCCAAATCCCAATAAGCACTTCAGAACCCAATCCCAGGCATCCCAGCTCAGATCTCTCTCACTCTGAAATTGTGGGtttggatgaagaagagagagatggagtTATGGAGTCTACGAGAGAGGCAGAGAGGGTGAGAGAGCCATCGTTGGATATACTTGGATCGCTTCTTTCAACAGAGTAGAAAGggttttaattttcagaaataacttaacgggttccaacgggtCTAGCACGGCATGGTTTGTTAATTTACGGGTTTTTGGAGTGCGGGTTTTTCTCAGTCTAGATTAATAATTGGCGGGTTCGTACGGGCTTTTAGCGTGCGGGTTTGTGGGTTGCGGGTTCAAATGTCAGGCATATCTGGAGGGGTCTATATTTTGGTAACTAAAACTCACTAGATTAAGGCTTAGTTTGGCATTGCTGTGCTGTGAGCAGAAGTGCTTTTAGCTCTGCTGTGGCCAGAATTGCTTTTGGTATTGCTGTGAGGAGAAGTAGTTAAATGTTTGGTAAACTATTTTTCAAAAGTgctgtgagaaaaaaaaaattaatattaatttttaaagaTAATGAACATAACTTTTTTGAGATTGTGATAATCAACATAATTAAACATTCTTTTCATCTCTATCTCTTTTTGGTCGAGATCCATACCCAGGAGTCTAGGATCATTCTATTTTCTAATCATTCCCCAGCAACCATTTCAATTCATGAGTTACCAAGTGCAGATGACATTGAAATTGCATGGTGCAAAATCGTGAAACCTTTACCCACTCAATTTGTTGGGAAGAAATGGGATGAATTTGCAGATTGTTCAGAAAGGGGGTGAGAGGGGCAGAAGAAGATACACGATCAATTAAACTGCAGACTTCAGGGAGCCGAGGCAGagggaggagaagagagaggtgaAGCTTTTGGTGGTGGCAAGGAAGGCCCTCTCGATGACTTCGAGAGCTCTAAAGGTCTGAATGGTCTGGTTCAATGGGGGGGTTTTTGAGTCGAACCAGTGAGGATTGGCTTTGAGGTTGGGGTGTCGAAGCTCACCGGATACGGCTTCTCAACTTGTCTTCCTCCATCTTCTTCCTACAGTCTCTGCGGGTTTGTGTCCAAATTACTCAATCTTCGGTGATTTTGCAGTCTCTGTGGGTTTATCTCAAATTCTTGTTTTTCACCTTATGTCTGCAGAAGCCATTTTGAAAAGCTACAAATTGTAGCTTCTGAAAACCTGCTGTTGGAAGAAGCTAGAGTGACCAAAAGCAGCTTTTTAagattttaccaaacaccttgGATTAGACCCAAAAGCGATTTTGGTTCCAAAAGCACCCTAGGAAGCAATGCCAAACTAAGCCTAACTTTTATTGGAAGTTGAAAGTACTAGTGTGTAAGAAAGATCAAGAtaactagacctgtaaatggaccgggttttaatccggacccgctccagatccgtggctattggacgggtttggatcgaaaattttgatccgttgatccgttaatgatccgaatccgttaactcATTTATTTAACGGATTAAATAttgatttaggtcgatccgatccgttaatgattcGGCCCGTTTTTATAATAATagaatattatttttattaatatattattatttttaaaaaatataaaatataaaatataaaatatgaggtataatgatataaatttaatattactatttaaaattttaaaatatttgaaattataaacgggtcggattagcgtTATCAAGATAAGTAGATAACGTAGATGTTTTAATTTACCAAACTCTGGCAACTCAGATATTATATAACCCTTGAAATAGAGCACTCGCAAGTACTGCAATTTTGGAAGTAAATCATATGTAACCTTATAAGCTAGATATGAGAGCCCAACGGTATCAGAAAGTGAAAGTGGCAGGAATGTCCTCAGACGTATACATTTAGGGTCAGAGTAGGCTTCAAACTTTTGAACCCCGTCATACCTATCAAGAGTGTAAGACGAATAACATGCCTTGAGAtgacattgaaattgaatgttTATTCTTCCAGTTTTCCTCCAATCTAAAACAAGTCTCTCCTGCTGCCCATCGTGCCAAATCAGTAACAAGGTCATGCATTACATATTTCGAATTGTTCTTGCATGACTTTTGAAATAATGACCAGGATAATAGTGCTCGAAAACAATCACTACCTATATCTTCCTGTTGGACCGAACCTTCTGCCATCCAAAGAAGGACCAATTGCTTCTCCCAAAATTCAGTCATTCGGAAATATTGAACAATTAATAGGCAAAACAACTAATACATAATTGAACCAGTATATGTGGTCCTTTCTCTAGTTTCCAGACCTGATACACCACTGCAAGACGAATATGAAGTTGTTGAGGTTGATATGCTGGAAACATAACAATTTTAGCCTTCCTGTGGGGAGTAATAAATGAGAATAATACTATAATCATTTTAGAAACAGAAGAATTGCTCAAAATTGCAGCAAGTGTCACAAAAGTAAATAAAGGAGAAATCTACTTGAGAGTTGCAGACATGGTCCTCCCTCCCAACTTCGCCTGCTCGAAGAGAGTGATTTGTAATTCTACCCGATTGATTTGAGTTGTTCAAAGTCAATGATGACCTATCTTCGTGTCGTGATCTGTCAAAGAGAAGAAGGGTAGGAAAGACATTTACTTCATACTCCTTTGTTTATATAGGAGAGTAAAATTGAagggttaatgctcata
Protein-coding regions in this window:
- the LOC133714296 gene encoding topless-related protein 4-like, with amino-acid sequence MVKLWDMDNVNLLTSTDADGGLPASPSIRFNKEGILLAVSTNDNGIKILANSDGIRLLRTVDASRAASVAVVKASAIGTFGSSNITVGTGIGDRAAPVPAMVGLINGILSLQNVESTSIKHNRRACDCCKNRTY